CAGCCACGCGCTGGCGCTGGTCGGCGTGCCTATGCGGCGGGTGATCCGCGTGGTGCAGGACCAGCGGGACGCCCGCTACAACCTGCTGCGCGGCTACTTCCATGGCGCCGACGATGACAACGCCGACGAGCACGACCATGAGCGCCTCAACACCTTCACCCTCACGGCCGACGCCCGGGCGGTGGGCCGGCTGCTGGACCAGCGGGCGCTGGAGGCAGTGGGCGTGCGGGTGGCGAGCCTGCGCCGGCGCAACGGCAAGGCGGAGACGGTGGGCGACGATGTCATGCTGGCGGACGGCGACACGCTGGTCCTGTCTGGCCGGCCCGGCGCGCTCGCCATTGCCATCGAGCAGTTGCAGAAGGGCTGAGCGCGTCTCCCGTGGTCTCGGGAGACATGAACGAACCCGGCGCGGGCACGACGGGTTCGTTGCACCTTCTCAGTTGGCGAGGCTCGGATTGCGCTTCTCTGCGTCGACCTGCTGCTGACGCCGCACCGCATCGCACTGGGTATGGCTCCCGTACTCGGCCTTGGCGCACTGCGCCGCCATGCAGCGGGCGCGGCCGAAGAACCCCTGGCCGGCGCATGCCACATCCGGACTGGGCGGAGCGACCGGTTCGACCGGTATTGGCGCCATGGCAACGACTGGGGGCAGCGGCGCCGGCGGGGCTGCCGGGGCCGGCGCCGCCGGTGCAGGCTTGCGTGGCTTGGGCGCGGCGGCGACCGCGGGCCTCACCGGAGCTTCGGCCTTGGCGCGCCGTGGGGGCGGGGCGGGTGACTCGGCCATGGCGGTGGGCGGCGAGGCCGGGGTTGGCTCTTCAACTGCTGCGTTCTGCACAGGAGGCGGTGGCGGCGTCGGCTCGGGTGCAGGAGCGGGTGGGGGAGCAGTTGGCGCTGCTTCGGGCACGGAAGCAGGCGGCGCCACGGCGACCGGCGCCGCAGGGATCTGGCTCACGGCCGGCGTCGCAGCACCGCGCCGGCTATGCACGAACCCGCCGCCCGCAGCGAGCACGACAAGCAGCAGGGCCAGGACACCCCATCGCGCCGTAGATCGGCGCGGCGCAGCGGGGGCGGGGAGTACGGCGGCCCGCGATGCCGCCTTGGGGGTGGGGGTGTGAACCGCGGATGGCGGCGGGACCGGCGCAGCGCTGTGCGGCACCGGAGGTGGCGGGGCCGGCGACCGGCTGAGCACCACGGTCTTTTCATCCGCGGGGGAAGACCTTGTTTGCGGGCTTTCGAGCAGCGGCGTAGGCTCCGTGATCGGCCATCCCTCCGTCGCAAGCCTTGGGTCCGTCGCGGCTGGCGCAGGCGCCAGCCGATGGCCGCAGCCTCTGCAGAATCTGGCGCCATCCCGGTTTTTCGCCCCGCAGGACGCGCACTCCACACCCATCTTGGAAGCCCTCGACTTGTACGTACCATGTTCCAAGCAGCGGGAGATGGCGATCGATGCACTCGTCAGGCCGAGAGCCTCAGGTCACCGCCACGCGCTTGGGCTTGTTGACCATTCTCTTCGCAATCACCGCGCCCAAGCCCATCGTGAGCTCCAGCGCCAGCGCTGGTTGGCGGTTGGACATCTCGGCGAAGCGGATGGCCGTCAACCGCCAGACGCGCGCCGCGCCCGTTGCCACCACGTTCGCCGAACGCGGCAGCCTGGAGAAGAACGACCCTTCGCCCACCACCGAACCGGGATTGAGGATCGCAAGCCGCATCTGCCCCTGGCTGCCGATCAGGTGAACGCTCAGCGCGCCGCGCTCGATGAAGAAGAGCGTGCGGTCGTTGGCGCCCTGGTCGATGAGCACCTGCCCGGCATTGAGGTCGTAGGGCTGCAAGTAGCCCGCGAGCGTCTCCCACTGCTGGGCATTGAAGGCCGGAACGAATGCGTCGTAGCTGGTGTTCTGTGCGACGGCGCGGCAAAGATCCTGGATGCTCGATGACATGTTGATTCACCTGCTGTGGGTGCCGGAGCGCAGTATGGACGATTGTGGCAAATTGCAGTGACACAAGTCACGAGTGCTAACTCTTTCTGTCTACTTTCCGATACAGAATCGCGAAAAAATCACGCCCAGCAGGTCATCGGCGCCGAACTCGCCGGTGATTTCGTTCAGTGCGTTCTGCGCCAGACGCAACTCCTCAGCGACCAGCTCCAGTGACGCTGCGCCAGCCGCCAGATGCTCGGCGGCCCGTGCAAGATGCTCCTCGACGCGCGACAGCGCCTGCACATGGCGCGCCCGTGCCAAATAGACGCCCTCCGGCACGGCCTGCCACCCGGCCACCTCAAGCAGGCGCTGCCGCAGTGCCTCGATGCCGAAGCCGGTCTTCGCGGACAGGCTGATCCCCGTGGCCGGTGCCGCCGACGGCGCTGCATCCTGCTTGCTCCAGACATCGAGCACCGGCGCGCCGGCGGCCAGCTTCTCGCTGAGAAGGCGCAGGATGCCGGCGTCGGCCTCCGCATAGTCGGCCCGGCCCGAACGCGTCAGGTCGTGCAGGAACAGCACAGCGTCGGCGCCTTCGATCTGCCCCCAGGCGCGCGCCACCCCGATCTGCTCCACCAGGTCGCTACTGTCGCGCAAGCCGGCGGTGTCGACCACGTGCAGAGGCACGCCCTGGATCTGGATGGTTTGCGAGACCACGTCGCGCGTGGTGCCCGGGATCGGGCTGACGATGGCAAGCTCGGCGCCGGCCAGGGCGTTGAGCAGCGAGCTCTTGCCCGCATTGGGCTGACCGGCGATCACGACCTTGATCCCTTCGCGCAGCAGTGCGCCCTGGCGCGCGCGCTGCTGGACCGCGCCCAGCTGTGCCTGGAGGGCGGCGAGCTGGCCCTCGGCATCGGCCTTCTGGAGAAAGTCGATCTCCTCCTCCGGGAAGTCCAGCGTCGCCTCGACCAGCATGCGCAGGTGGATCAGGGCATCGCGCAGGGTGTGGATTTCCTGCGAGAAGGCGCCCGACAGCGAACGCCCGGCGCTGCGCGCGGCCGCCTCGGTGCTGGCGTCTATCAGGTCGGCGATGGCCTCGGCCTGGGCCAGGTCGATCTTGCCGTTGAGGAATGCGCGCCGGCTGAACTCCCCCGGCTCGGCCACGCGCAAACCGGGAAGGCGAGGCCGACCGGTGGTTGCGTCGACGTCG
Above is a window of Variovorax sp. RA8 DNA encoding:
- the mnmE gene encoding tRNA uridine-5-carboxymethylaminomethyl(34) synthesis GTPase MnmE, giving the protein MLARTNDPIVAIATASGRGAVGIVRVSGARLAPLIAAICGRSLKPREATYLPFRDASGGAIDHGLAIHFPAPHSYTGEDVLELQAHGGTVVLQLLLARCLEAAADVDATTGRPRLPGLRVAEPGEFSRRAFLNGKIDLAQAEAIADLIDASTEAAARSAGRSLSGAFSQEIHTLRDALIHLRMLVEATLDFPEEEIDFLQKADAEGQLAALQAQLGAVQQRARQGALLREGIKVVIAGQPNAGKSSLLNALAGAELAIVSPIPGTTRDVVSQTIQIQGVPLHVVDTAGLRDSSDLVEQIGVARAWGQIEGADAVLFLHDLTRSGRADYAEADAGILRLLSEKLAAGAPVLDVWSKQDAAPSAAPATGISLSAKTGFGIEALRQRLLEVAGWQAVPEGVYLARARHVQALSRVEEHLARAAEHLAAGAASLELVAEELRLAQNALNEITGEFGADDLLGVIFSRFCIGK
- a CDS encoding Crp/Fnr family transcriptional regulator — protein: MSSSIQDLCRAVAQNTSYDAFVPAFNAQQWETLAGYLQPYDLNAGQVLIDQGANDRTLFFIERGALSVHLIGSQGQMRLAILNPGSVVGEGSFFSRLPRSANVVATGAARVWRLTAIRFAEMSNRQPALALELTMGLGAVIAKRMVNKPKRVAVT